TTTCCGCTGATTGAGAAAGAGCGTGTGACCATTACCGGTCTCGTGCCTTCGATCGTACAAGTATGGCAGGAAGTGCTGGAATGGGATACAGAAAGCGACCTGTCGAGTCTGGAGGTTCTTCAGGTTGGCGGCTCCATGCTGGATGATAATCTCGCCAGTCGCATCACGCAAGAATGGAAATGCAAGCTCCAGCAAGTATTTGGGATGGCCGAGGGGCTCATCTGCTGCACATCACTGGATGATCCAGAGTCGATCATTACCAGCTGCCAGGGCCGTCCGATTTCTGAAGGGGATGAAGTGCGAATCGTGGATGAGCATGGAAACGATGTCGCGCCAGGTGAATACGGAGAATTGATTGTGCGGGGACCGTATACGATTCGCGGCTACTACAGAGCGGAGGAACAAAACCGCGAGAGCTTTACGCCTGATGGCTTTTATCGCTCTGGGGACAAGGCTAGAATCACGCCAGAAGGAAATATTCAGATCGGTGGACGGATCAAAGAGCAAATCAACCGAGCGGGAGAAAAAATCATGCCGGCTGAAGTAGAAACGTACCTGCGCATGCACCCAGCAATTAAAGACGCGGCACTGATCACACTTCCCGATCCAGTACTGGGCGAGAAAAGCTGCGCATTTTTGATCACCGACGACGAAACGATCAGCCTGGCGGACGTCCATGCCTTCTTCCAGGAAAAAGGGGTGGCACGCTACAAAATGCCGGATCAAATCGAACTCATTGATTTCTGGCCGCTGACCAGCGTCGGAAAAGTCAATAAAGCCAAGCTAAAAGAACTGGCGTTAGCGCCAAAGTCAAAGGCGAAGCCAGCGGACATCGCCTATCTGGAAGAGACGTTTGCTTTTGCAGGTGATGCGCATATGGCAGCGGCGCTGATTGCAGAGCGCAGCGGGTATGAAAACTACCTGCTCTATGAAAACGGAGATGAGCTATCGCTAGGAATGGGGATTCATGCGCTTCTCTACGTGGATGGGGAGCAGACGACTTTGACTTATCGCAACGAGACTCTCCGTTTCGACAACAACGAGCTTAGTGAGACGCTCGAAAAAGCAATGGCACAGGTGCCGATTCAAAACTGGCGCGCTTATGGAACCGTCAATTTTGGCATGGCGCGTTATTATCAAGGTTTGCCGCTCATGCCAGAAGAGGATGGCTTGCTCAAGCTATTTATTCCTGAGGTTGAGCTGCGTTTCAACAAAGGCACGGTCCTATTGAGAGCCTTGCGTGAAGAGAAGCGGAGCGAATTCAGCCAACTGCTACGCGAGCTGTCTATGAACACGCAAGCTGAGCAACAGCTGACCCAAAGAGTGGACAAGCCAAAGCTGTCCGTCCCACAAGCCGATACATACGACGCTGAAGCCTACATGCAAAACGTGGCCGAAGCTGTACGCGAAATACAGGAACGCAAATACCACAAGGTCATCTTGTCGCGAAAAATTCCGCTTGATCACGAGCTGGATCTGGTTGCGAGCTATATTGCTGGC
This genomic stretch from Brevibacillus sp. DP1.3A harbors:
- a CDS encoding salicylate synthase, translating into MKVSTEWYEQAAIAYEQRGFWEPLTLGQQLRKWAEQYQNKEALVGDEERLTYRELDSKVDALASGFYHMGIQKGDNVAVQLPNRISFVLTCFALFRIGAVPILVLPAHREAELDGIFALAKPVAYIIPATFLGFDYTKMAEDLVKKHASVKFVMTDGDSPIGRNLAEISGPPIELEAPSYKDTALLLLSGGTTGIPKLIPRTHADYVYNAKATAARCQLTERSVYLAVLPIAHNFPLCCPGILGTLSVGGKIVLCKTTSCDEAFPLIEKERVTITGLVPSIVQVWQEVLEWDTESDLSSLEVLQVGGSMLDDNLASRITQEWKCKLQQVFGMAEGLICCTSLDDPESIITSCQGRPISEGDEVRIVDEHGNDVAPGEYGELIVRGPYTIRGYYRAEEQNRESFTPDGFYRSGDKARITPEGNIQIGGRIKEQINRAGEKIMPAEVETYLRMHPAIKDAALITLPDPVLGEKSCAFLITDDETISLADVHAFFQEKGVARYKMPDQIELIDFWPLTSVGKVNKAKLKELALAPKSKAKPADIAYLEETFAFAGDAHMAAALIAERSGYENYLLYENGDELSLGMGIHALLYVDGEQTTLTYRNETLRFDNNELSETLEKAMAQVPIQNWRAYGTVNFGMARYYQGLPLMPEEDGLLKLFIPEVELRFNKGTVLLRALREEKRSEFSQLLRELSMNTQAEQQLTQRVDKPKLSVPQADTYDAEAYMQNVAEAVREIQERKYHKVILSRKIPLDHELDLVASYIAGRRVNTPARSFLVSLDGLGAAGFSPETVVEVDSDGWVSTFPLAGTRAKGNSEDEANRLKEELLNDPKEIAEHAVSVKLAFEELKIVCDSTSIVLSDFMSVASRGTVQHIASRLKGKLKQECNSWDAFRALFPAVTASGIPKKESIEAIGRLETVPRGLYSGCVMTFDSDGAMDAALVLRTIYQKDKQAWLHAGAGVVEMSLPSRELEETREKLSSFSRQLIGKE